A single region of the Corallococcus caeni genome encodes:
- a CDS encoding prolipoprotein diacylglyceryl transferase — protein sequence MLPVLLRLSFTTLWMQLLLYAAAVGVVASVAVNGWKGTLGPVDDKTGKEGPAPLQDKLLRAAGFAVVGGFLAYFGLMYALPADAFPGGRGEGIPLHTYGVLLALGFVTAVSVAGRLAQDEWRRVSFVEGRGWVDTEGPQKREQVMDLAFWVLVGGLVGSRVLFVLVNWQDYARDWTQAFSLGGGLVFYGGLIGAGLAAFLFARRHGLDFLRLADVCIPTVSLGQCLGRLGCFSAGCCWGDMAGSHSRTGVSFPGSGLAQDLFGRLGGASSLAYGSQAGDDRFVVEATGQVLHQAAPGAVRISDWVARHGTTLPVYPTQLFESVGQLVLFVALLYARRFRRFHGHIFALWLMAYAVLRTTVELFRGDVERGTLHGLLESLGAQGLAGAVPLEAWYNVSTSQFISLCMFTFGALLMARHRPAGEAAGLGPTPSAA from the coding sequence ATGCTCCCCGTCCTGCTGCGCCTGTCCTTCACCACGCTGTGGATGCAGCTCTTGCTGTACGCCGCCGCGGTGGGGGTGGTGGCCTCCGTCGCCGTCAACGGCTGGAAGGGCACGCTGGGGCCGGTGGATGACAAGACGGGCAAGGAGGGGCCCGCGCCGCTCCAGGACAAGCTGCTGCGCGCGGCGGGGTTCGCGGTGGTGGGCGGCTTCCTCGCGTACTTCGGCCTGATGTACGCGCTGCCCGCGGACGCCTTCCCCGGCGGCAGGGGCGAGGGCATCCCGCTGCACACCTACGGCGTGCTCCTGGCCCTGGGCTTCGTCACCGCCGTGTCGGTGGCAGGCCGGCTGGCGCAGGACGAGTGGCGCCGCGTGAGCTTCGTGGAGGGCCGGGGGTGGGTGGACACGGAGGGGCCCCAGAAGCGCGAGCAGGTGATGGACCTGGCGTTCTGGGTGCTGGTGGGCGGGCTCGTGGGCAGCCGCGTGCTGTTCGTGCTGGTGAACTGGCAGGACTACGCGCGCGACTGGACGCAGGCCTTCTCCCTGGGCGGCGGGCTGGTGTTCTACGGCGGCCTGATTGGCGCGGGGCTGGCCGCGTTCCTCTTCGCGCGCAGGCACGGCCTGGACTTCCTGCGGCTCGCGGACGTGTGCATCCCCACGGTGTCGCTGGGGCAGTGCCTGGGGCGCCTGGGGTGCTTCTCCGCCGGGTGCTGCTGGGGCGACATGGCGGGGAGCCACTCCCGCACGGGCGTCAGCTTCCCGGGCTCCGGACTGGCCCAGGACCTGTTCGGCCGGCTGGGGGGAGCGTCCAGCCTGGCGTATGGCTCGCAGGCCGGGGATGACCGCTTCGTGGTGGAGGCCACCGGCCAGGTGCTCCACCAGGCGGCGCCGGGCGCGGTGCGCATCTCCGACTGGGTGGCCCGGCACGGCACCACGCTGCCGGTGTACCCCACGCAGCTCTTCGAGTCCGTGGGGCAGCTGGTGCTCTTCGTGGCGCTCCTGTACGCGCGCCGCTTCCGCCGCTTCCACGGGCACATCTTCGCCCTGTGGCTGATGGCCTACGCCGTCCTGCGCACCACGGTGGAGCTGTTCCGGGGCGACGTGGAGCGGGGCACCCTGCACGGCCTGCTGGAGTCGCTGGGGGCCCAGGGGCTGGCCGGGGCGGTGCCCCTGGAGGCCTGGTACAACGTGTCCACCAGCCAGTTCATCTCCCTGTGCATGTTCACCTTCGGTGCACTGCTGATGGCGCGCCACCGACCGGCGGGTGAGGCCGCTGGCCTGGGGCCCACACCGTCCGCGGCCTGA
- a CDS encoding MXAN_5187 C-terminal domain-containing protein codes for MPPPDNARPAAKGGGRPAQDASSSSEAALHECEELEAAIAELRHSYEQYFMGMERQAPIRAHEDLKKRMLKIKGAFIRSTSVKFRVQSLHNKFLTYERLWVRTLQEIEAGTYRRDLAKARRRAGVKQPGVVGERQKGVVDLTEEVSDMDFEEVEELTGRRPINEPKLAAEYLAEQGAGGTPFRGPPAVAPAAAPPAGAPRGTPAGLVPPAKSIPAVAPVSGLPSIAPVGGTPQKGTPAVGTSKLPSVTPAVAPGGTPAAGRPAVPPGMAARAPAPVAAQQPARPAAPAAAAPRPATAGPGGGMSDDKLRAVYDAYVTAKRRCQEDTSKLSYESVAATLRKQVPELLKQHNAKAVEFKVVIKDGKASLKAVPK; via the coding sequence ATGCCGCCGCCCGACAACGCACGGCCCGCCGCCAAAGGTGGGGGCCGGCCCGCGCAGGACGCCAGTTCCTCCAGCGAAGCCGCCCTTCACGAATGTGAGGAGCTGGAAGCGGCCATCGCGGAGCTGCGCCACAGCTACGAGCAGTACTTCATGGGCATGGAGCGCCAGGCGCCCATCCGCGCGCATGAGGACCTGAAGAAGCGGATGCTGAAGATCAAGGGGGCCTTCATCCGCAGCACGTCGGTGAAGTTCCGCGTGCAGAGCCTCCACAACAAGTTCCTCACCTACGAGCGGCTGTGGGTGCGCACGCTCCAGGAGATTGAAGCCGGCACCTACCGCCGTGACCTGGCCAAGGCCCGCCGCCGCGCCGGGGTGAAGCAGCCCGGTGTCGTCGGCGAGCGCCAGAAGGGCGTGGTGGACCTCACGGAAGAAGTCTCCGACATGGACTTCGAGGAGGTCGAGGAGCTCACCGGCCGCCGCCCCATCAACGAGCCGAAGCTCGCCGCGGAGTACCTGGCGGAGCAGGGCGCGGGCGGTACGCCCTTCCGGGGCCCCCCCGCGGTGGCGCCCGCTGCGGCGCCGCCCGCCGGGGCACCTCGGGGCACGCCCGCGGGGCTGGTGCCTCCGGCGAAGAGCATCCCGGCGGTGGCCCCCGTGAGCGGGCTGCCGTCCATCGCGCCCGTGGGCGGCACGCCGCAGAAGGGGACCCCGGCGGTGGGGACGTCGAAGCTGCCCTCGGTGACGCCGGCGGTGGCGCCGGGTGGGACTCCGGCGGCGGGACGTCCGGCGGTGCCTCCGGGCATGGCGGCCAGGGCCCCGGCTCCGGTTGCTGCCCAGCAGCCCGCGCGTCCGGCGGCTCCGGCAGCGGCGGCGCCCCGTCCCGCGACGGCGGGCCCCGGTGGCGGCATGTCCGACGACAAGCTGCGCGCGGTGTACGACGCGTACGTCACCGCGAAGCGCCGCTGCCAGGAGGACACGTCCAAGCTGTCCTACGAGTCCGTGGCCGCCACGCTGCGCAAGCAGGTGCCGGAGTTGCTCAAGCAGCACAACGCGAAGGCCGTGGAGTTCAAGGTCGTCATCAAGGACGGCAAGGCCTCGCTCAAGGCCGTGCCCAAGTAG
- a CDS encoding KdsC family phosphatase, with protein MNQDLESLKARVARLSVMIFDIDGTLTDGRIFWVPNSGWTQMYSVRDGMGIKRLQEAGIEVAAISGGDSLSAQMRMQSLGLRHVHFGSQDKVAHFEKLLGILNVSAEHCGYMGDEVVDLPLLNAVGFSATVPEAPDEVRAQVHYVAQRAAGFGAAREVCEFILKHRTRSAP; from the coding sequence ATGAACCAGGACCTGGAGTCGCTCAAGGCGCGGGTGGCGCGCCTGTCGGTGATGATCTTCGACATCGACGGCACGCTCACCGACGGCCGCATCTTCTGGGTGCCCAACTCCGGCTGGACGCAGATGTACAGCGTGCGCGACGGCATGGGCATCAAGCGCCTCCAGGAGGCGGGCATCGAGGTGGCCGCCATCTCCGGCGGCGACAGCCTCTCCGCGCAGATGCGCATGCAGTCCCTGGGCTTGCGCCACGTGCACTTCGGCAGTCAGGACAAGGTGGCGCACTTCGAGAAGCTGCTCGGCATCCTCAACGTGTCCGCGGAGCACTGCGGCTACATGGGTGACGAAGTGGTGGACCTGCCGCTGCTCAACGCGGTGGGCTTCTCCGCCACCGTGCCCGAGGCCCCGGACGAGGTGCGCGCGCAGGTGCACTACGTGGCCCAGCGCGCCGCGGGCTTCGGCGCCGCGCGCGAGGTGTGCGAGTTCATCCTGAAGCACCGGACGCGCTCCGCGCCGTGA
- a CDS encoding cupin domain-containing protein: MPTRLTFKDDGQVPNSRFPVLVYRAAVSREGDVAAAFEQRFEANGWPPQWRSSVYDFHHYHSTAHEVLGVAKGSAKLMLGGEAGQVVSVQTGDVVVLPAGTGHKRVESSGDFLVVGAYPEGHGQWDLQRPDAATHDDSVKRIAQVPVPPSDPVSGRDGALVRDWK; this comes from the coding sequence ATGCCCACGCGGCTCACGTTCAAGGATGACGGCCAGGTGCCCAACAGCCGCTTCCCGGTGCTGGTGTACCGCGCGGCGGTTTCACGCGAGGGAGACGTGGCCGCCGCGTTCGAGCAGCGCTTCGAGGCGAACGGCTGGCCGCCGCAGTGGCGCTCCAGCGTCTACGACTTCCACCACTACCACTCCACCGCGCACGAGGTGCTGGGCGTGGCGAAGGGCTCGGCGAAGCTGATGCTCGGCGGGGAAGCGGGACAGGTCGTCAGCGTGCAGACGGGTGACGTGGTGGTGCTGCCCGCGGGCACCGGGCACAAGCGCGTGGAGTCGAGTGGCGACTTCCTCGTCGTGGGTGCCTACCCCGAAGGCCACGGTCAGTGGGACCTGCAGCGTCCGGACGCCGCCACGCATGATGATTCCGTGAAGCGCATCGCGCAGGTGCCGGTGCCTCCAAGCGACCCCGTCAGCGGGAGGGACGGCGCGCTGGTACGCGACTGGAAGTAG
- a CDS encoding SDR family NAD(P)-dependent oxidoreductase, with amino-acid sequence MSLPSRPRAVVTGAGSGLGRALCEALAARQARVMVSDLNVASAEETARRVTALGGEARVHPCDVTDADAVEALARATDEAFGGVDLVVNNAGVATGGAVGTLPLSEWKRVLDVNLWGVIHGCHAFVPRLKKQGSGHVLNIASAAGLVYAPNLAAYNTSKAAVVALSETLYAELRPLGLGVTVACPTFFRTNIASAAAPYSDPETRRMSVKLVDQSKIGPEWVAERLLKAVDRNAPHVLPMADARWFWRLRRLAPGIFLRGVIAVEKRMRERTARLPG; translated from the coding sequence ATGAGCCTTCCCTCTCGTCCTCGCGCGGTGGTGACGGGCGCCGGCAGTGGCCTTGGCCGTGCGCTGTGTGAAGCCCTGGCGGCCCGTCAGGCACGGGTGATGGTGTCGGACCTGAACGTGGCCAGCGCGGAGGAGACCGCCCGCCGCGTCACCGCGCTGGGTGGCGAGGCGCGCGTGCACCCGTGCGACGTGACGGACGCGGACGCGGTGGAGGCGCTGGCGCGCGCCACGGACGAAGCGTTCGGCGGCGTGGACCTGGTGGTGAACAACGCGGGCGTCGCCACGGGCGGCGCGGTGGGCACGCTGCCGTTGTCGGAGTGGAAGCGCGTGCTGGACGTGAACCTGTGGGGCGTCATCCACGGCTGTCACGCGTTCGTACCGCGTCTGAAGAAGCAGGGCTCCGGACACGTGCTCAACATCGCGTCCGCCGCGGGGCTCGTGTACGCGCCGAACCTGGCGGCGTACAACACGTCCAAGGCGGCCGTCGTCGCGCTGTCGGAGACGCTCTACGCGGAGCTGCGACCGCTGGGGCTGGGCGTCACGGTGGCGTGCCCCACGTTCTTCCGCACCAACATCGCCTCGGCGGCCGCGCCCTACTCCGACCCGGAGACGCGCCGCATGAGCGTGAAGCTGGTGGACCAGTCGAAGATTGGACCGGAGTGGGTCGCCGAGCGGCTGCTCAAGGCGGTGGACCGGAACGCGCCGCACGTGCTGCCCATGGCGGACGCGCGCTGGTTCTGGCGGCTGCGGCGGCTGGCGCCCGGCATCTTCCTCCGGGGCGTCATCGCGGTGGAGAAGCGCATGCGCGAGCGCACCGCGCGCCTCCCCGGCTAG
- a CDS encoding tetratricopeptide repeat protein → MRRGLSRWACVLAVGALAVTGCRDKPVDHMQRARDAIFEKRPDEALVEYRKAYEMLLRDESPEALVMRARALKGAADVYWLEQRKVKEAVSVYRQLIQQCPESPEALDARIILAELLRVHYRDLRGSIDQLTAALHRNPPQSAELQYQVAKTYFELQDYPQCELEAKKLPDRFATSPYVDDALFLQAQALAMVEGKRQEALRTYADLRTRFPDSELAPYALFEMGKLRADAGDNEKAIETWVECLKTHPDPALVQDAIARARRRLANLTVEGIGKKEVAFDRSKQARTSVEAMGGSAEEAARDRGD, encoded by the coding sequence GTGAGGCGGGGGCTGTCGCGGTGGGCCTGCGTGCTCGCGGTGGGGGCGCTCGCCGTCACGGGGTGCCGCGACAAGCCGGTGGACCACATGCAGCGCGCCCGCGACGCCATCTTCGAGAAGCGTCCGGACGAGGCGCTGGTGGAGTACCGCAAGGCCTACGAGATGCTCCTGCGCGACGAGTCCCCGGAGGCGCTGGTGATGCGCGCCCGGGCGCTCAAGGGCGCGGCGGACGTGTACTGGCTGGAGCAGCGCAAGGTGAAGGAGGCGGTGAGCGTCTACCGCCAGCTCATCCAGCAGTGCCCGGAGTCCCCGGAGGCGCTGGACGCGCGCATCATCCTGGCGGAGCTGCTGCGGGTGCACTACCGCGACCTGCGCGGTTCGATTGATCAGCTCACCGCCGCGCTGCACCGCAACCCGCCGCAGAGCGCGGAGCTGCAGTACCAGGTGGCCAAGACGTACTTCGAGCTGCAGGACTATCCGCAGTGCGAGCTGGAGGCGAAGAAGCTGCCGGACCGCTTCGCCACCAGCCCCTACGTGGACGACGCGCTCTTCCTCCAGGCGCAGGCGCTGGCCATGGTGGAGGGCAAGCGGCAGGAGGCGCTGCGCACCTACGCGGACCTGCGCACGCGCTTCCCGGACTCGGAGCTGGCGCCGTACGCCCTCTTCGAGATGGGCAAGCTGCGCGCGGACGCGGGCGACAACGAGAAGGCCATCGAGACCTGGGTGGAGTGCCTGAAGACGCACCCCGACCCGGCGCTCGTGCAGGACGCCATCGCTCGGGCCCGCCGCCGTCTGGCCAACCTCACGGTGGAGGGCATTGGCAAGAAGGAGGTGGCGTTCGACCGCAGCAAGCAGGCGCGCACCTCCGTGGAAGCCATGGGCGGCAGCGCCGAGGAAGCCGCCCGCGACCGCGGCGACTGA
- a CDS encoding SDR family NAD(P)-dependent oxidoreductase yields MNVLVTGATAGIGQAIARRFVKEGARVIATGRRSDRLEALQAELGERLLPVTLDVTDKAAVKAVFASLPADFAQVDVLVNNAGLALGLEPAQSARLEDWDVVVDTNVKGLLYCTREALTGMVARDRGHVINIGSIAGEFPYPGGNVYGATKAFVHQFTLNLRADLHGTAVRVTDIQPGLLGGTEFSNVRFRGDDAKAAALYDRTQPLTPDDVADTVYWVATRPAHVNINVISMMPVVQAFGPLLVKRGG; encoded by the coding sequence ATGAACGTGCTGGTGACAGGGGCCACGGCGGGCATCGGGCAGGCCATCGCGCGCCGCTTCGTGAAGGAGGGTGCGCGCGTCATCGCCACCGGGCGGCGGAGCGACCGGCTGGAGGCGCTCCAGGCGGAGCTGGGCGAGCGGCTCCTGCCGGTGACGCTGGACGTGACGGACAAGGCGGCGGTGAAGGCCGTGTTCGCTTCGCTGCCGGCGGACTTCGCCCAGGTGGACGTGCTGGTGAACAACGCGGGGCTGGCGCTGGGGCTGGAGCCCGCGCAGTCGGCGCGGCTGGAGGACTGGGACGTGGTGGTGGACACCAACGTGAAGGGCCTCCTGTACTGCACGCGCGAAGCGCTCACGGGCATGGTGGCGCGCGACCGGGGGCACGTCATCAACATCGGCTCCATCGCGGGCGAGTTCCCGTACCCGGGCGGCAACGTGTACGGCGCGACGAAGGCGTTCGTGCATCAGTTCACGCTCAACCTGCGCGCGGACCTGCACGGCACCGCGGTGCGCGTGACGGACATCCAGCCGGGCCTGCTGGGCGGCACGGAGTTCTCCAACGTGCGCTTCCGCGGCGACGACGCGAAGGCCGCCGCGCTCTACGACCGGACCCAGCCGCTCACGCCCGACGACGTCGCGGACACGGTGTACTGGGTGGCCACGCGGCCCGCGCACGTGAACATCAACGTCATCTCCATGATGCCGGTGGTGCAGGCCTTCGGCCCGCTGCTGGTGAAGCGCGGCGGCTGA
- a CDS encoding DUF6929 family protein — MIPTTRRRTLTLAAPEAPGRPAHVSAASGLVRAGDWLYVVADDALHLAVFPAVGDAPGHTVRLFAGELPDAHAARKAAKPDLEALCRLGPSASFTHGALLALPSGSTPARRRASVLPLNADGTLAGEPRTVDCTSLYVQLERELVALNVEGAAVAGKRLRLLNRGNGEGGVDALVDLDLDRVLASLDAGVMGPEAVRTVRRWELGEANGVRLSFTDASPLPDGRVVFTATAEASRDRVADGPVAGSAVGVLAPDGTPVYLDAVDVPVKLEGVDARVEGGRVHVLLVADADDPSVPAPLLEAALPVPG, encoded by the coding sequence ATGATTCCCACCACCCGCCGCCGCACCCTCACCCTCGCGGCGCCCGAAGCCCCGGGCCGCCCCGCGCACGTCTCCGCCGCCAGCGGCCTGGTGCGCGCGGGGGACTGGCTCTACGTCGTCGCGGACGACGCGCTCCATCTGGCCGTGTTCCCCGCGGTGGGAGACGCACCGGGCCACACCGTGCGCCTCTTCGCCGGGGAGCTCCCGGACGCGCACGCGGCGCGCAAGGCGGCCAAGCCGGACCTGGAGGCGCTGTGCCGGCTGGGCCCGTCCGCGTCGTTCACGCACGGGGCGCTGCTGGCGCTGCCCTCGGGGTCCACGCCCGCGCGGCGCCGGGCGTCGGTGCTGCCCTTGAACGCGGATGGGACGCTCGCGGGTGAGCCTCGCACGGTGGACTGCACGTCGCTCTACGTGCAGTTGGAGCGCGAGCTGGTGGCGCTCAACGTGGAGGGCGCGGCGGTGGCGGGCAAGCGGCTGCGGCTGCTCAACCGGGGCAACGGTGAAGGCGGCGTGGACGCGCTGGTGGACCTGGACCTGGACCGCGTGCTGGCCAGCCTGGACGCGGGCGTGATGGGGCCGGAGGCGGTGCGCACCGTGCGCCGCTGGGAGCTGGGCGAGGCCAATGGCGTCCGGCTGTCCTTCACGGACGCGTCGCCGCTACCGGACGGGCGCGTGGTGTTCACCGCCACGGCGGAGGCCTCGCGTGACCGCGTGGCGGATGGGCCCGTGGCGGGGTCGGCGGTGGGCGTGCTCGCGCCGGACGGCACGCCCGTGTACCTGGACGCGGTGGACGTGCCCGTGAAGCTGGAGGGCGTGGACGCGCGCGTGGAGGGCGGCCGCGTCCACGTGCTGCTGGTGGCGGACGCGGACGACCCGTCGGTACCCGCGCCGCTCCTCGAAGCCGCGTTGCCCGTGCCGGGCTGA
- the mgtE gene encoding magnesium transporter, with protein sequence MVESPQSQNALSPDELHEAWAVLSADERLEGFRLLPPAVADDFFLGLTAREQGELILSLPPGERRTWVRLLPPDDLADLVQAVEPEQVDAILSQLDDASRREVNVLLAYSEDDAGGLMNPRFARVRPDMSIDEAIGYLRKQAREKVETVYYAYVLDAEQRLQGVLSLRQLFQAAPDKRVADVMIRDVITVAENTDQEAVSRTFSEHSFMAMPVVDEQRRMKGIVTVDDIVDVVQEEATEDIQKVGGMEALDAPYFDVGFMAMLKKRAGWLMVLFLGEMLTATAMGYFEHEIARAVVLSLFIPLIISSGGNSGSQATTLIIRSLALSEMRLKDWWRVARRELTTGLALGGVLGLVGFTRVMVWQGLFHSYGEHALLIGMTVGVSLVGVVMFGTLSGSMLPFILRRVGFDPASASAPFVATLVDVSGLVIYFTAASLFLRGTLL encoded by the coding sequence ATGGTGGAGAGTCCCCAGAGCCAGAACGCGTTGTCCCCCGACGAGCTCCACGAGGCCTGGGCGGTGCTGTCCGCGGACGAGCGCCTGGAGGGCTTCCGGCTGCTACCCCCGGCGGTGGCGGACGACTTCTTCCTGGGCCTCACCGCGCGCGAACAGGGCGAGCTCATCCTCAGCCTCCCCCCCGGCGAGCGCCGCACCTGGGTCCGGCTGCTCCCCCCGGACGACCTGGCCGACCTGGTCCAGGCCGTGGAGCCGGAGCAGGTGGACGCCATCCTGTCGCAGCTGGACGACGCCAGCCGCCGCGAGGTGAACGTCCTGCTGGCGTACTCGGAGGACGACGCGGGTGGCCTCATGAACCCGCGCTTCGCCCGCGTGCGCCCGGACATGAGCATCGACGAGGCCATCGGCTACCTGCGCAAGCAGGCGCGCGAGAAGGTGGAGACCGTCTACTACGCGTACGTGCTGGACGCGGAGCAGCGGCTGCAGGGCGTGCTGTCCCTGCGCCAGCTCTTCCAGGCCGCGCCGGACAAGCGCGTGGCGGACGTGATGATTCGCGACGTCATCACCGTGGCGGAGAACACGGACCAGGAGGCGGTGAGCCGCACCTTCTCCGAGCACAGCTTCATGGCCATGCCCGTGGTGGACGAACAGCGGCGCATGAAGGGCATCGTGACGGTGGACGACATCGTGGACGTCGTCCAGGAGGAGGCCACGGAGGACATCCAGAAGGTCGGCGGTATGGAGGCCCTGGACGCGCCCTACTTCGACGTGGGCTTCATGGCGATGCTCAAGAAGCGCGCCGGCTGGCTGATGGTGCTCTTCCTGGGGGAGATGCTCACCGCCACGGCCATGGGCTACTTCGAGCACGAGATTGCCCGCGCCGTCGTGCTGAGCCTCTTCATCCCGCTCATCATCAGCTCCGGCGGCAACTCCGGCAGCCAGGCCACCACGCTCATCATCCGGTCGCTGGCGCTGTCGGAGATGCGGCTGAAGGACTGGTGGCGCGTGGCGCGGCGGGAGCTGACCACGGGCCTGGCGCTGGGCGGGGTGCTGGGCCTGGTGGGCTTCACGCGCGTGATGGTGTGGCAGGGGCTGTTCCACAGCTACGGCGAGCACGCGCTGCTCATCGGCATGACGGTGGGCGTGTCGCTGGTGGGCGTGGTGATGTTCGGCACGCTGTCCGGCTCCATGCTGCCGTTCATCCTGCGGCGCGTGGGCTTCGACCCCGCGAGCGCGTCCGCGCCCTTCGTGGCCACGCTGGTGGACGTGTCCGGACTCGTCATCTACTTCACGGCGGCCAGCCTCTTCCTGCGCGGCACGCTGCTGTAG